One window of the Tetragenococcus koreensis genome contains the following:
- a CDS encoding DUF2969 domain-containing protein: MKKNKEIEVRSEETTRNINGQNYSVTELYIGKKRIGEVLHYGPKEFQSFAEDEDLGASKTMDTAIETIIRRWNLHEQ; this comes from the coding sequence TTGAAGAAAAATAAGGAAATTGAAGTACGAAGTGAAGAAACAACACGCAATATTAACGGCCAGAACTATTCGGTGACCGAACTTTATATTGGCAAAAAAAGGATTGGGGAAGTACTCCATTATGGCCCCAAAGAATTCCAAAGCTTTGCTGAAGACGAAGATTTAGGTGCTAGTAAAACTATGGATACAGCCATTGAAACGATTATTCGTCGCTGGAATTTACACGAACAATAA
- a CDS encoding DUF1146 family protein, with protein sequence MQTFGIDALVRLISHFAFIYLAFWSLGALRIDALFKSFHTTQIRMLIVFLSIVIGYIASSFFLEIITLSKNLFLTFL encoded by the coding sequence ATGCAAACATTTGGAATCGACGCACTTGTACGTTTGATCAGTCATTTTGCTTTTATTTATCTAGCGTTTTGGTCATTAGGTGCTCTGCGTATTGATGCCCTTTTTAAATCTTTTCATACGACACAAATTAGAATGCTAATTGTATTTTTATCAATTGTGATCGGTTATATCGCAAGCAGTTTTTTCTTAGAGATTATTACATTGAGTAAAAACTTATTCTTAACATTTCTTTAA
- a CDS encoding branched-chain amino acid ABC transporter permease, protein MELMIQQLVNGLFLGSIYALMALGYTMVYGIINLINFAHGEIYMIGSFIGYFLIQSFNTWQVLPNAWGFFAALAISMVVSAFLGVVIEFLAYRPLRKSTRISSLITAIGVSYLLQNVMIYFFSPDSRPYPQSIARKTYSLGVIDISNIQLLILVVSVTLMILLQVIIKKTKMGKAMRAVSVDNDAAQLMGINVNRTISFTFALGSALAAAGGMLIGLYYNSIDPMMGVAPGLKSFVAAVLGGIGIIPGAALGGFVIGLIETMATVFGFSDYKDALVYLVLIIILLVRPAGILGKNIKEKV, encoded by the coding sequence ATGGAACTAATGATTCAGCAATTAGTGAATGGATTGTTTCTAGGAAGTATTTACGCTTTAATGGCGCTGGGTTATACAATGGTTTATGGCATTATTAATTTAATAAATTTCGCTCATGGTGAGATCTATATGATTGGTAGTTTTATTGGTTATTTTTTAATTCAATCATTTAATACTTGGCAAGTCTTACCCAATGCTTGGGGATTTTTTGCTGCATTGGCAATTTCGATGGTAGTTTCTGCGTTTTTAGGGGTAGTCATCGAATTTCTGGCTTATCGTCCTTTAAGAAAGTCTACCAGAATTTCATCATTAATTACTGCTATTGGGGTCTCCTATCTGTTGCAAAATGTTATGATTTATTTCTTTTCACCAGATTCAAGACCTTATCCACAATCAATTGCCAGAAAAACTTATTCATTGGGAGTGATTGATATCAGTAATATTCAATTATTGATATTGGTTGTTTCTGTTACGTTAATGATTTTGTTGCAAGTTATTATTAAGAAAACAAAAATGGGTAAAGCAATGCGGGCAGTAAGTGTAGATAATGATGCTGCTCAATTAATGGGGATCAACGTTAATCGTACGATTTCTTTTACTTTTGCTTTAGGCTCAGCACTGGCAGCGGCAGGTGGGATGCTAATTGGATTATATTACAATTCGATTGATCCTATGATGGGCGTGGCGCCGGGACTAAAATCTTTTGTAGCAGCAGTTCTTGGTGGTATTGGTATCATCCCTGGTGCTGCCTTGGGCGGCTTTGTGATCGGATTGATTGAAACAATGGCTACAGTGTTTGGCTTTTCCGACTATAAAGATGCCTTGGTTTACTTGGTTTTGATTATTATTTTACTCGTTCGTCCGGCCGGTATTTTAGGGAAAAATATTAAAGAGAAAGTGTAG
- a CDS encoding ABC transporter ATP-binding protein, which yields MPLLTVNNLTKNFGGLAAVSQVDIDLEKNELVGLIGPNGAGKTTLFNLLTGVYVPSSGEITLTGNGKSTRLNGMKSYKIADLGLSRTFQNIRLFKDLSVMENVLIAMNAKHKENFVTSVLRLPKFYKMEEQLQNKAMELLSLFNLVDKKDTLTKNLPYGQQRRLEIVRALATEPQILFLDEPAAGMNPNETADLTSLIREVQEKFEITIVLIEHDMSLVMDVCERIYVLEYGRVIAKGTPAEIKTNQSVIDAYLGGES from the coding sequence ATGCCTCTATTAACAGTTAATAATTTAACTAAAAATTTCGGCGGATTAGCTGCCGTCTCTCAGGTAGATATTGATTTAGAAAAAAATGAATTAGTAGGACTAATTGGTCCTAATGGAGCGGGGAAAACCACTTTATTTAACTTATTGACAGGTGTGTATGTTCCTTCAAGTGGCGAAATTACGCTAACGGGTAACGGGAAAAGCACACGCTTAAATGGAATGAAGTCTTACAAAATTGCTGATTTGGGACTGTCACGTACCTTTCAAAATATTCGTTTGTTTAAAGACCTGTCGGTAATGGAAAATGTATTGATCGCGATGAATGCTAAACATAAAGAAAACTTTGTGACCAGTGTTTTGCGTTTACCGAAATTTTACAAAATGGAAGAACAACTGCAAAATAAGGCAATGGAACTGTTATCGCTTTTCAATTTGGTGGATAAAAAAGATACACTTACTAAAAACCTCCCTTACGGTCAACAACGTCGCTTAGAAATTGTGCGCGCCTTAGCAACTGAGCCGCAGATTTTATTCCTGGATGAACCAGCAGCAGGTATGAATCCCAATGAAACAGCCGATTTAACCAGCTTAATTCGGGAAGTACAAGAAAAGTTTGAAATCACTATTGTCTTAATTGAACATGACATGAGTTTAGTTATGGACGTTTGCGAACGCATCTATGTCTTAGAGTACGGCCGTGTGATCGCTAAAGGTACACCAGCAGAGATCAAAACCAATCAAAGTGTGATCGACGCCTACTTAGGAGGTGAATCCTAA
- the atpD gene encoding F0F1 ATP synthase subunit beta has protein sequence MSSGKIAQVIGPVVDVEFSLDQSLPDINNALVVYKKDENKTRVVLEATLELGDGVIRTIAMESTDGLQRGMEVVDTQASISVPVGKETLGRVFNVLGETIDKKAPFPEDAEKSGIHKKAPTFDKLSTSSEILETGIKVIDLLAPYLRGGKVGLFGGAGVGKTVLIQELIHNVAQEHGGISVFTGVGERTREGNDLYYEMQDSGVIEKTAMVFGQMNEPPGARMRVALTGLTLAEYFRDVEGQDVLLFIDNIFRFTQAGTEVSALLGRMPSAVGYQPTLATEMGQLQERITSTQKGSITSIQAIYVPADDYSDPAPATAFAHLDATTNLDRKLTEQGIYPAVDPLASTSSALAPEIVGQEHYDVATQVQRTMQRYHELQDIIAILGMDELSDDEKTLVSRARKIQNFLSQNFNVAEQFTGQPGSYVPVKETVKGFKEILDGKHDNLPEEAFRSVGRIEEAVEKAEKTGS, from the coding sequence ATGAGTTCAGGTAAGATCGCTCAAGTCATCGGTCCGGTAGTTGATGTAGAATTCTCGTTGGATCAATCCTTACCAGATATCAACAACGCATTAGTTGTATACAAAAAAGATGAAAATAAAACACGCGTTGTGTTGGAAGCTACCTTAGAGCTTGGCGATGGTGTTATTCGTACGATCGCTATGGAATCTACTGATGGCTTGCAACGCGGGATGGAAGTTGTAGATACACAAGCATCAATTTCTGTTCCGGTAGGAAAAGAAACATTAGGACGTGTTTTTAATGTCTTAGGAGAAACGATTGATAAAAAAGCGCCTTTTCCTGAAGACGCGGAAAAAAGTGGTATTCATAAAAAAGCACCAACTTTTGATAAGTTAAGTACTAGTTCTGAAATATTGGAAACAGGAATTAAAGTCATCGACTTATTAGCTCCTTATTTAAGAGGAGGAAAGGTTGGCCTGTTTGGGGGTGCCGGTGTCGGTAAAACTGTACTGATTCAGGAATTAATCCATAATGTCGCTCAAGAACACGGCGGTATTTCAGTTTTTACCGGTGTGGGTGAACGTACCCGCGAAGGAAATGATTTATATTATGAAATGCAAGATTCGGGCGTTATTGAAAAAACAGCGATGGTGTTTGGACAAATGAATGAGCCACCAGGTGCTCGTATGCGTGTAGCATTGACTGGTCTGACACTTGCTGAGTATTTTCGGGATGTAGAAGGACAAGATGTTCTCTTGTTTATTGATAACATTTTCCGCTTTACACAAGCGGGGACTGAAGTTTCTGCTTTATTAGGCCGAATGCCTTCTGCTGTTGGCTATCAACCAACGCTCGCAACCGAAATGGGTCAATTGCAAGAACGTATTACATCCACTCAAAAAGGCTCGATTACATCGATTCAAGCGATTTATGTACCAGCCGATGACTATAGTGACCCGGCTCCAGCAACGGCTTTTGCCCACTTGGATGCTACGACGAACTTAGATCGTAAGTTAACTGAGCAAGGAATTTATCCGGCAGTGGACCCGCTGGCTTCTACTTCAAGTGCTTTAGCCCCTGAAATTGTAGGACAAGAACATTATGATGTAGCCACTCAAGTACAACGTACGATGCAACGTTACCATGAGTTACAAGATATTATTGCAATTTTGGGAATGGATGAGTTATCTGATGATGAAAAAACATTGGTTTCTCGTGCGCGTAAAATTCAAAATTTCTTGTCACAAAATTTCAATGTAGCTGAACAATTTACCGGTCAACCAGGCTCTTATGTTCCTGTCAAAGAAACGGTTAAAGGTTTTAAAGAAATTTTAGACGGTAAACATGATAATTTACCTGAAGAAGCTTTTAGAAGTGTTGGTAGAATTGAAGAAGCTGTTGAAAAAGCAGAAAAAACAGGTAGCTAG
- a CDS encoding ABC transporter ATP-binding protein produces the protein MLKVENLSVRYGMIQAVHDISFHVDQGEIVTLIGANGAGKTTILRTISGLVRTRSGHIYFEEQAIDKKAPQKIVARGLSQVPEGRHVFRGLTVKENLEMGAFLRKDKQSKEMFDQIFSKFPILEERKNQDAATLSGGEQQMLAMGRALMSKPKLLLLDEPSMGLAPIFIKEIFATIEEIKKQGTTVLLIEQNAQMALSIADRGYVLESGKIVLQGTGKKLADSDEVKKAYLGG, from the coding sequence ATGTTAAAAGTAGAAAATTTATCCGTGCGTTACGGCATGATCCAAGCCGTTCATGATATTTCTTTTCATGTAGATCAAGGAGAAATTGTTACGCTGATTGGTGCTAACGGGGCGGGAAAAACGACAATACTACGGACAATCTCTGGCTTAGTTCGAACGCGCAGCGGTCATATCTATTTTGAAGAGCAAGCAATTGATAAAAAGGCTCCGCAAAAAATTGTCGCTCGAGGGTTATCGCAAGTTCCTGAAGGCCGTCATGTTTTTCGTGGATTGACGGTGAAAGAGAATTTAGAAATGGGCGCTTTTTTGCGAAAGGATAAGCAATCAAAAGAAATGTTTGATCAAATCTTTTCTAAATTTCCGATTTTAGAAGAACGAAAAAATCAGGACGCAGCGACTTTGTCAGGGGGCGAACAGCAAATGCTGGCAATGGGGCGTGCCTTGATGTCAAAACCTAAGCTATTATTATTGGATGAGCCCTCTATGGGACTGGCGCCTATTTTCATTAAAGAAATTTTTGCTACTATTGAAGAAATCAAAAAACAAGGAACCACCGTTTTACTAATTGAACAGAATGCACAAATGGCCTTATCAATTGCTGACCGTGGGTATGTATTAGAAAGTGGCAAGATTGTTTTACAGGGCACTGGAAAAAAACTTGCAGACAGTGATGAAGTGAAGAAAGCTTATTTAGGAGGGTAA
- the yidD gene encoding membrane protein insertion efficiency factor YidD, whose product MQKIFVFLIRGYQRFISPLFPPSCRYYPTCSSYMIEALKVHGAFKGLLMGIARILRCNPFAKGGIDYVPQKFSLSKNTVDKEQPVYTYKSH is encoded by the coding sequence ATGCAAAAAATTTTCGTATTTCTAATTAGGGGATATCAACGGTTTATTTCTCCCCTGTTTCCTCCAAGCTGCCGTTATTATCCTACTTGTTCGAGCTATATGATTGAGGCGTTGAAAGTTCATGGAGCGTTCAAGGGTCTGTTAATGGGAATAGCTAGGATTTTACGTTGTAACCCTTTTGCTAAGGGTGGGATTGATTACGTGCCTCAGAAGTTTTCCTTAAGTAAAAATACTGTAGACAAAGAACAACCGGTATATACTTATAAAAGTCATTGA
- a CDS encoding ABC transporter substrate-binding protein, which produces MKKKFAFLFVGLFFLSACSAGPSGGSAGAAGDNSNAGNQQEGDTIKVGLNLELSGAVAGYGAQEEEGAELAVEKINEDGGILGKDVELVTKDNKSDNNEAATTAANLTTNDNIVAMIGPATSGAVKAAIPNVTKAQVPMVTPSGTDDSITVSNDQVQEYIFRSCFQDSFQGVILAKYATDNLEAEKTAILGDNSSDYATGLTKAFTDEYDGDIVAQENFTKGDKDFQAALTKLKETDFDVLYVPGYYEEAGLIIKQAREMGIEQPIIGADGFGDEKMIELAGEENVSNVFYTGHFSALAPANDTVEPFIDDFKGKYDKEPSTFNALSYDAMLMIKAAIENEDSADSTDIAKGLAELQDFVGVTGNISVDQDHNPEKPLVVVGFTDGEESSAETIEP; this is translated from the coding sequence ATGAAAAAGAAATTTGCATTTTTGTTTGTAGGGTTATTTTTTTTGTCAGCTTGTAGTGCGGGACCTAGTGGTGGAAGTGCTGGCGCTGCTGGCGACAATAGCAATGCTGGTAATCAGCAAGAAGGCGACACAATCAAGGTAGGGTTGAACCTTGAACTATCCGGAGCAGTCGCTGGATATGGTGCGCAAGAAGAAGAAGGAGCAGAATTAGCTGTCGAAAAAATTAATGAAGATGGCGGAATTTTGGGTAAGGATGTTGAATTAGTAACCAAAGATAATAAATCTGATAATAATGAAGCAGCGACAACAGCTGCAAATTTAACAACCAATGATAATATTGTGGCAATGATTGGACCAGCCACTTCGGGTGCGGTAAAAGCAGCAATTCCTAATGTTACTAAAGCACAAGTACCTATGGTTACACCTTCTGGAACAGATGATTCAATCACGGTAAGTAATGACCAAGTACAAGAATATATTTTCCGTTCTTGTTTCCAAGATAGTTTCCAAGGGGTTATTTTAGCGAAATATGCGACTGATAATTTAGAAGCTGAAAAAACTGCGATCTTGGGAGATAATTCTAGTGATTATGCTACAGGTTTAACTAAAGCATTTACTGATGAATACGATGGCGATATTGTTGCGCAAGAAAACTTTACTAAAGGCGATAAAGATTTCCAAGCAGCATTAACGAAATTGAAAGAAACTGACTTCGATGTGTTGTATGTACCAGGTTATTATGAAGAAGCAGGGTTGATCATAAAACAAGCGCGTGAAATGGGAATTGAACAGCCAATTATTGGGGCTGATGGTTTCGGCGATGAAAAAATGATTGAATTAGCTGGTGAAGAAAATGTTTCAAATGTTTTCTATACTGGGCACTTTTCCGCTCTAGCTCCAGCAAATGATACAGTAGAACCATTTATCGACGATTTTAAAGGTAAATATGATAAAGAGCCGTCGACTTTTAATGCATTGTCTTATGATGCGATGTTGATGATTAAAGCTGCTATCGAAAACGAAGATTCTGCAGATTCAACTGATATTGCTAAGGGATTAGCAGAACTGCAAGACTTTGTGGGAGTTACTGGTAATATTTCGGTTGACCAAGATCATAATCCAGAAAAACCACTAGTTGTTGTCGGGTTTACCGATGGAGAGGAAAGTTCAGCTGAAACAATTGAACCTTAA
- a CDS encoding F0F1 ATP synthase subunit epsilon, protein MEQYLTVNVVTPNGLVFDHHAEKVVAVTTNGELGILANHAPIIAPLDIEEVRVKRIDSENHTNWVAVNGGVIEVRDNVVTIIADSAERARDIDVTRAQRAKQRAEESIEKAKETTDVDELRRAEVALHRALNRINVSEHR, encoded by the coding sequence ATGGAGCAATATTTAACGGTCAATGTGGTAACGCCTAATGGTTTGGTTTTTGACCATCATGCAGAAAAGGTGGTTGCTGTAACAACAAATGGCGAACTTGGAATTTTAGCAAATCATGCGCCAATTATTGCCCCCTTAGATATCGAGGAGGTACGTGTTAAAAGAATAGACTCTGAGAATCACACAAATTGGGTGGCCGTTAATGGCGGTGTTATCGAAGTGCGTGATAATGTTGTAACTATCATTGCTGATAGTGCGGAAAGAGCACGTGATATTGATGTAACACGTGCTCAAAGAGCCAAACAAAGAGCGGAAGAAAGTATTGAAAAAGCAAAAGAAACAACGGATGTGGACGAATTACGACGGGCCGAAGTGGCACTTCACCGTGCACTCAACCGCATCAATGTTTCAGAGCATAGGTAG
- a CDS encoding F0F1 ATP synthase subunit gamma, whose protein sequence is MAASLNEIRDRIASTKKTGQITKAMQMVSASKLTKSETNSKQFQIYASKIRELVTHIVAGQLTDVNSVEKLKQLNPMLVRRPVKRTAYIVITSDGGLVGNYNSSILKQMMTMLQEDHDSSNEYVMITIGGTGADFFNTRGIDIAYELRNLSDQPSFEEVRKIVNLTTSMFQNEVFDELYVCYNHHVNSLTSQFRVEKMLPISDLDPGEATEYEQEYIFEPSEEEILEELLPQYAESLIYGAIVDAKTAEHAAGMTAMQTASDNANNIINDLTTSYNRARQGAITQEITEIVGGAAALE, encoded by the coding sequence ATGGCTGCTTCTTTAAATGAAATTAGAGATCGAATTGCGTCTACAAAAAAGACAGGGCAAATAACCAAAGCAATGCAGATGGTTTCGGCTTCTAAACTAACGAAGTCAGAAACCAATTCCAAGCAATTTCAAATTTATGCCAGTAAAATTCGTGAGTTAGTGACCCATATTGTAGCTGGTCAATTGACGGATGTGAATTCTGTTGAAAAATTAAAACAATTAAACCCCATGTTAGTACGTCGACCGGTAAAAAGGACGGCTTATATTGTGATTACTTCCGATGGAGGACTTGTAGGAAATTATAATAGTTCTATTTTGAAGCAAATGATGACGATGCTACAAGAAGACCATGATTCTTCCAATGAATATGTAATGATTACCATTGGTGGAACAGGAGCGGACTTTTTTAACACAAGAGGGATCGATATTGCATATGAACTACGTAATTTATCAGACCAACCAAGTTTTGAAGAAGTAAGAAAAATTGTTAATTTAACAACTTCAATGTTCCAAAATGAAGTTTTTGATGAGTTGTATGTTTGTTATAACCACCACGTAAATTCGCTGACAAGCCAATTTCGAGTAGAAAAAATGTTACCTATTTCGGACTTGGATCCGGGTGAAGCAACGGAATATGAGCAGGAATATATTTTCGAACCCTCAGAAGAGGAAATTCTAGAAGAATTATTGCCGCAATATGCTGAAAGTCTAATCTACGGAGCGATCGTCGATGCTAAGACTGCAGAACACGCGGCAGGAATGACTGCCATGCAGACGGCTTCAGATAATGCTAACAATATTATTAATGATTTGACGACTTCATATAATCGTGCTCGTCAAGGGGCTATTACCCAAGAAATTACAGAAATTGTTGGTGGCGCAGCCGCTTTAGAATGA
- a CDS encoding branched-chain amino acid ABC transporter permease: MKKNLKYNLIWLALACVIYFGLFALYNGGFITIFTDAIIVNIGINVILAVSLNLIIGFSGQLSLGHAGFMAIGAYAAAILTQDNPTYLAFALSLVGGMLISGFIALIVGVPTLRLKGDYLAIATLGVSEIIRILIVNFDELTNGPSGIFGIPQFSNWQVVFIFMVLAILLVSNYIHSGDGRATLAVREDEIAAEAMGVNTAKYKVTAFVLGAMLASLAGSLYATYQQSVFPNDYDFMKSIDILIIVVFGGIGSTTGAIVAAGVLGFLNMYLQDFGSLRMIIYALAIIVIMIFKPSGLLGTWEFSIKRIIDKFSKKGDDQDASINS; the protein is encoded by the coding sequence ATGAAGAAAAATTTAAAATATAATCTTATATGGCTTGCTCTTGCATGTGTGATCTATTTTGGTTTATTTGCTTTATACAACGGTGGTTTCATTACTATTTTTACCGATGCAATTATTGTTAATATTGGAATTAACGTCATTTTAGCGGTTAGTTTAAATTTAATTATCGGCTTTTCTGGCCAGCTTTCTTTAGGACATGCGGGATTTATGGCAATTGGCGCTTATGCAGCAGCTATTCTAACGCAAGATAATCCTACCTATCTAGCTTTTGCTTTATCATTAGTGGGTGGGATGCTTATCTCAGGCTTTATTGCCTTAATTGTTGGGGTTCCAACGTTGCGTTTGAAAGGTGACTATCTAGCTATTGCAACGCTAGGTGTATCAGAAATTATCCGGATACTCATTGTGAACTTTGACGAGTTGACTAATGGCCCTTCAGGAATTTTTGGAATACCACAATTTAGCAATTGGCAAGTCGTTTTTATTTTTATGGTGCTGGCTATTTTACTGGTGTCCAATTATATCCATTCAGGTGACGGACGGGCAACGCTTGCTGTACGTGAAGATGAAATTGCTGCTGAAGCGATGGGTGTAAATACGGCTAAATACAAGGTAACTGCTTTTGTATTAGGCGCAATGTTGGCCAGTTTAGCAGGCTCTTTATATGCTACTTACCAGCAATCCGTTTTTCCTAATGATTATGATTTTATGAAATCCATTGATATTTTAATTATTGTAGTATTTGGAGGCATTGGTAGTACGACTGGAGCTATTGTCGCAGCTGGCGTATTAGGTTTTTTGAATATGTACTTACAAGATTTTGGCAGCTTGCGAATGATTATCTATGCCTTAGCTATTATTGTTATTATGATTTTTAAACCTAGTGGTCTTTTAGGAACCTGGGAATTTTCGATTAAGAGAATTATTGATAAATTTAGCAAGAAAGGAGACGACCAAGATGCCTCTATTAACAGTTAA
- the murA gene encoding UDP-N-acetylglucosamine 1-carboxyvinyltransferase, translating into MEEIIVYGGNQLKGTVEIEGAKNAVLPILAASLLAEEGTTSLSSVPILSDVFTMKEVIHHLNAKIDFNLDKKEITIDASFPLEVEAPYEYVSKMRASIVVMGPLLARNGHAKVAMPGGCAIGKRPIDLHLKGFQALGATIKQENGYIEAFADQLEGNNIYLDFPSVGATQNIMMAAVKAKGTTTIDNVAREPEIVDLANVLNKMGAKIHGAGTETMRIEGVEQLHAVQHAIVQDRIEAGTFMVAGAMPKNDVFIKDAIAEHNRPLISKLKEMGAEVIESEEGIHVKGPEQLKPTDVKTLPHPGFPTDMQAQMSVLQLLSNGTSVTTETVFENRFQHLEEMRKMNAHMKIDGNVAIMQGNDALQGALVYATDLRAAAALILAGLDAEGITRVRNLKYLDRGYYHFHEKLQKLGAQVERISDSTEKEVKEEVHV; encoded by the coding sequence ATGGAAGAGATTATCGTTTATGGAGGTAATCAATTAAAAGGAACTGTAGAAATTGAAGGGGCAAAAAACGCCGTCTTGCCAATTTTAGCTGCTAGTTTATTAGCAGAAGAAGGAACGACAAGTTTAAGTAGCGTCCCCATTCTTTCAGATGTATTTACAATGAAAGAAGTCATTCACCATTTAAATGCAAAAATTGATTTTAACTTAGATAAAAAGGAAATAACTATTGATGCTTCTTTCCCATTGGAAGTTGAAGCACCTTATGAATACGTTAGTAAAATGCGCGCTTCAATCGTTGTTATGGGACCGTTATTGGCTCGCAATGGCCATGCAAAAGTTGCAATGCCTGGTGGTTGTGCAATCGGAAAACGACCTATTGATCTTCATTTAAAAGGTTTCCAAGCTCTTGGTGCTACCATTAAACAAGAGAATGGTTATATTGAAGCATTTGCTGATCAGTTGGAAGGTAATAATATTTACCTTGACTTTCCTAGTGTTGGTGCAACACAAAACATTATGATGGCAGCAGTCAAAGCAAAAGGGACAACAACGATCGATAATGTAGCAAGAGAACCTGAAATTGTCGATTTAGCAAATGTACTTAATAAAATGGGCGCTAAAATTCATGGAGCTGGAACTGAAACCATGCGAATTGAAGGCGTTGAACAATTACATGCTGTACAACATGCAATTGTACAAGATCGAATTGAAGCAGGAACTTTTATGGTTGCTGGTGCAATGCCAAAAAATGATGTTTTTATTAAAGACGCGATTGCTGAACACAATCGGCCATTAATTTCTAAATTAAAAGAAATGGGTGCTGAAGTAATCGAAAGCGAAGAAGGCATTCACGTTAAAGGGCCTGAACAATTAAAGCCTACTGATGTGAAAACTCTTCCTCATCCAGGATTTCCTACAGACATGCAAGCTCAAATGAGTGTATTACAGTTATTGTCAAATGGAACAAGTGTTACTACAGAAACAGTTTTTGAAAATCGGTTTCAACATTTAGAAGAAATGCGGAAAATGAATGCTCATATGAAAATAGATGGAAATGTAGCCATTATGCAAGGCAATGACGCACTTCAAGGAGCCCTAGTTTATGCGACGGATTTGCGGGCTGCGGCTGCATTGATTTTAGCTGGTTTAGATGCTGAGGGTATTACTCGTGTACGTAATTTAAAATATCTCGATCGTGGTTACTATCACTTTCATGAAAAACTTCAGAAATTAGGAGCTCAGGTTGAGCGTATTTCTGATAGTACAGAAAAAGAAGTAAAAGAAGAGGTCCATGTATAA
- a CDS encoding CBS domain-containing protein, producing MAVRDFMTKNLITVAPQDPIFDAVDLMKEHDIHRLPVLKNDQLVGLITEGTIQAAMPSSATSLSIHETNFLLNKTTVQDVMVKKVATIAPDALLEEAISLMRAKKIGVLPVVKDEQLQGIITNNDIFDAFLKITGYNSGGTRVTIQITKDHKGILATIAQTLADADFSISTLVVDRQTDKTIIEAQIDSQATEQISQILNDAGYTVISCVLTNA from the coding sequence ATGGCGGTACGTGATTTTATGACAAAAAATCTGATAACAGTAGCTCCCCAAGATCCAATTTTTGATGCTGTTGATCTAATGAAAGAACATGATATTCACCGTTTACCTGTATTAAAAAATGACCAACTTGTAGGATTAATTACTGAAGGAACGATACAAGCAGCAATGCCATCGTCAGCTACTAGTTTAAGTATTCACGAAACGAACTTTTTATTGAATAAAACGACGGTACAAGATGTTATGGTAAAGAAAGTGGCAACTATTGCTCCAGATGCGCTTTTAGAAGAAGCTATCAGTTTAATGAGAGCTAAAAAAATTGGAGTATTGCCAGTGGTAAAAGATGAACAGTTACAAGGGATCATCACTAATAATGATATTTTTGATGCTTTCTTGAAAATCACTGGATATAATAGTGGGGGCACACGAGTAACGATCCAAATTACAAAAGATCATAAGGGGATTTTAGCGACCATTGCCCAAACTTTAGCAGATGCCGATTTTAGTATTTCAACATTAGTAGTGGATCGGCAAACGGATAAAACCATTATTGAAGCTCAAATCGACTCCCAAGCGACAGAACAAATTTCTCAAATACTAAATGACGCGGGTTATACTGTTATTTCTTGTGTTTTAACTAATGCATAA
- a CDS encoding DNA-directed RNA polymerase subunit beta has translation MYLSRDVLISLIKILSVIVLAMLLFSIGLMIGYGVIGDGAPMHVFSRALWQHIFEFIQF, from the coding sequence ATGTATTTAAGTCGTGATGTATTAATTTCATTAATCAAAATTTTATCAGTGATTGTATTGGCCATGCTTTTATTTTCTATCGGTCTGATGATTGGATATGGTGTAATTGGTGATGGCGCACCAATGCATGTTTTCAGCCGAGCGCTATGGCAACACATTTTTGAATTTATTCAATTTTAA